The Fundulus heteroclitus isolate FHET01 chromosome 13, MU-UCD_Fhet_4.1, whole genome shotgun sequence genome contains a region encoding:
- the polr2k gene encoding DNA-directed RNA polymerases I, II, and III subunit RPABC4, producing MDAQKDVQPPKQQPMIYICGECHTENEIKARDPIRCRECGYRIMYKKRTKRLVVFDAR from the exons ATGGACGCACAGAAAGACGTGCAGCCGCCTAAACAACAGCCGATGATCTACATCTGTGGAG AATGTCACACTGAGAATGAAATTAAAGCTCGCGATCCCATCAGATGCAGAGAGTGTGGCTACAGAATCATGTACAAGAAGAGAACGAAGAGAT TGGTTGTATTTGATGCCCGGTGA